In the Brucella anthropi ATCC 49188 genome, one interval contains:
- the lysA gene encoding diaminopimelate decarboxylase, protein MNHFEHRNGVLHAENVSLPEIAQAVGTPFYVYSRATIERHFRVFSEAFAGMETLVTYALKANSNLAVLKTLAKLGAGADTVSEGEIRRALAAGIPANKIVFSGVGKTPHEMDFALEAGIYCFNVESEPELEILSARAVKAGKVASVSLRINPDVDAKTHAKISTGKSENKFGIPRVKAREAYARAASLPGLDVVGIDMHIGSQIIDLEPFDNAFALMAQLVKELQADGHNIRHVDVGGGLGIPYRTDNTPPPLPVAYAEIVAKHIKPLGLKTVFEPGRLIVGNAGLLVTEVIFVKEGDAKNFVIVDAAMNDLIRPTLYDAFHDIKPVTLPKDDAPRIRADFVGPVCETGDYLGLDREVAKPAPGDLIAVCTTGAYGAVLSSTYNSRLLIPEVLVDGDRYHVVRPRRTYEELLALDSVPEWL, encoded by the coding sequence GTGAACCATTTCGAACATCGCAACGGCGTTCTTCACGCCGAAAATGTCAGCCTGCCTGAAATCGCACAGGCCGTTGGCACCCCTTTTTACGTTTATTCCCGCGCGACCATCGAGCGTCATTTCCGCGTGTTCAGCGAAGCCTTCGCCGGCATGGAAACGCTCGTGACCTACGCGCTGAAAGCCAATTCGAACCTGGCCGTGCTGAAAACTCTGGCGAAGCTTGGCGCCGGCGCGGACACCGTTTCGGAAGGCGAAATCCGCCGGGCGCTTGCTGCAGGCATCCCGGCCAACAAGATCGTCTTTTCAGGCGTTGGCAAGACTCCACACGAAATGGACTTCGCGCTTGAAGCGGGCATCTATTGCTTCAATGTTGAATCCGAACCAGAGCTGGAAATTCTTTCCGCTCGCGCCGTCAAGGCAGGCAAGGTCGCATCCGTATCGCTGCGCATCAATCCCGATGTGGATGCGAAGACCCACGCCAAGATTTCAACTGGCAAATCTGAAAACAAGTTCGGCATTCCGCGCGTCAAGGCGCGTGAGGCCTATGCCCGCGCAGCGAGCCTGCCCGGTCTCGACGTAGTCGGTATCGATATGCATATCGGTAGCCAGATCATCGACCTCGAGCCGTTCGACAATGCATTCGCCCTGATGGCGCAACTGGTCAAGGAACTGCAGGCCGACGGTCACAACATCCGCCACGTCGATGTTGGCGGGGGGCTCGGCATTCCCTACCGCACAGACAATACACCTCCGCCGCTACCCGTCGCCTATGCAGAAATCGTCGCCAAGCACATCAAGCCGCTGGGCCTGAAAACGGTGTTCGAACCGGGCCGCCTGATCGTCGGCAATGCCGGGCTTCTGGTAACGGAAGTGATCTTCGTCAAGGAAGGCGACGCCAAGAACTTCGTCATCGTGGATGCGGCAATGAACGATTTGATTCGTCCGACGCTTTATGATGCGTTCCACGACATCAAGCCTGTCACTTTGCCGAAGGATGATGCGCCGCGTATTCGTGCCGATTTTGTCGGTCCGGTCTGCGAAACAGGCGACTATCTCGGCCTCGACCGGGAAGTGGCAAAGCCTGCTCCAGGCGATCTGATTGCCGTCTGCACGACGGGTGCATATGGCGCGGTGCTTTCCAGCACCTACAACAGCCGTCTGCTCATCCCCGAAGTGCTGGTTGACGGCGACCGTTATCATGTCGTGCGTCCGCGCCGTACCTATGAAGAACTGCTCGCGCTCGATTCCGTACCGGAATGGTTATAG
- the tlpA gene encoding thiol:disulfide interchange protein TlpA: MAEDNEKANSEQQAKSGNRKIVLLAALAGVIAGIGAVYVMERPSGNVVAQNVSTNVSAESDEASAQCVLKADKLKALDTAATGGVAAMRAAEKPISVSHIAFAGPDGKQMTLGDFKGKTLLVNLWATWCAPCREEMPALDKLEAEKGGADFEVVAINIDTGSDDKPKGFLNEIGIKNLALHRDASMSSFNELKRKNLAFGLPVTLLVDKDGCQIASMNGPAPWDSPEAAKLIEAAKNL; encoded by the coding sequence ATGGCAGAAGACAACGAAAAGGCGAATTCCGAACAGCAGGCGAAATCGGGAAATCGCAAGATCGTCCTTCTTGCCGCCCTTGCCGGTGTCATTGCCGGTATCGGGGCGGTATACGTGATGGAGCGCCCTTCTGGCAATGTGGTTGCCCAGAATGTTTCGACGAATGTTTCAGCGGAAAGCGATGAAGCTTCGGCGCAATGCGTGTTGAAAGCGGATAAGCTTAAGGCACTTGATACAGCTGCCACCGGGGGCGTGGCGGCGATGCGTGCCGCTGAAAAGCCGATTTCCGTCTCGCATATTGCTTTCGCAGGCCCGGACGGCAAGCAGATGACGCTCGGCGATTTCAAGGGCAAGACACTGCTGGTCAATCTCTGGGCGACGTGGTGCGCGCCATGCCGCGAGGAAATGCCAGCTCTCGACAAGCTCGAGGCCGAAAAAGGCGGGGCCGATTTCGAGGTCGTCGCAATCAACATCGACACCGGCTCGGATGACAAGCCCAAGGGCTTTCTGAACGAAATCGGCATCAAGAATCTGGCCCTGCACCGGGACGCTTCCATGTCGAGCTTCAACGAACTGAAGCGCAAGAATCTGGCTTTCGGCCTTCCGGTGACATTGCTTGTCGATAAGGACGGCTGCCAGATTGCATCCATGAACGGTCCGGCGCCATGGGATAGCCCGGAAGCGGCTAAACTCATCGAAGCGGCAAAGAATCTTTAG
- the lptM gene encoding LPS translocon maturation chaperone LptM encodes MTGRSAISSVLLIAALAATLAACGRKGPLEPPPSAVVTDEQGHTKPKPKEDKPIILDKLL; translated from the coding sequence ATGACAGGCCGCTCCGCCATTTCTTCCGTGCTTCTGATCGCCGCGCTTGCGGCAACGCTCGCCGCTTGCGGTCGCAAGGGCCCGCTGGAGCCGCCGCCATCCGCCGTCGTGACGGACGAACAGGGCCACACCAAGCCGAAACCGAAGGAAGACAAGCCGATCATCCTCGACAAGCTGTTGTAA
- the argH gene encoding argininosuccinate lyase, with the protein MSEQKSSNQMWGGRFASGPDAIMEEINASIGFDRKLYAQDIQGSLAHAAMLAKTGIIAAEDHRQIEDGLKTILKEIEDGKFTFSRKLEDIHMNIEARLADLIGPSAGRLHTARSRNDQVAVDFRLWVKQELEKTAAALKNLIEAFLERAEEHAATVMPGFTHLQTAQPVTFGHHCMAYVEMFGRDLSRVRDAIERMDESPLGAAALAGTGFPIDRHMTAKALGFREPTRNSLDSVSDRDYALEFLSLAAICAGHLSRLAEEIVIWSTPQFNFVRLSDAFSTGSSIMPQKKNPDAAELVRAKTGRINGSLVALLTIMKGLPLAYSKDMQEDKEQVFDAAENLELAIAAMAGMVRDLTINVASMKKAAGSGYSTATDLADWLVRELGLPFREAHHVTGRAVALAESRKVDLAKLSLEELQSIHPGITDAIFGYLTVEKSVKSRQSFGGTAPQEVRRQIRYWKKRITKA; encoded by the coding sequence ATGAGCGAACAAAAATCAAGCAACCAGATGTGGGGCGGCCGTTTTGCCTCAGGGCCCGATGCGATCATGGAAGAGATCAATGCATCGATCGGCTTCGACCGCAAGCTCTATGCGCAGGATATTCAAGGCTCGCTCGCCCATGCAGCCATGCTGGCAAAGACAGGCATTATTGCGGCAGAAGACCATCGACAAATCGAAGATGGTCTGAAAACCATCCTCAAGGAAATCGAGGACGGCAAGTTCACCTTCTCGCGCAAGCTTGAAGACATTCATATGAACATCGAGGCGCGGCTTGCCGATCTGATCGGCCCGTCCGCCGGACGGCTCCACACCGCCCGTTCGCGTAACGATCAGGTGGCCGTCGACTTTCGCCTCTGGGTGAAGCAGGAACTGGAAAAGACCGCCGCCGCCCTCAAGAATCTGATCGAAGCGTTTCTGGAACGTGCCGAAGAACATGCGGCGACGGTCATGCCGGGTTTCACCCATCTCCAGACCGCGCAGCCTGTCACTTTTGGTCATCATTGCATGGCCTATGTCGAAATGTTCGGTCGCGACCTGTCGCGCGTGCGTGACGCAATCGAACGTATGGACGAATCGCCTTTGGGTGCTGCAGCCCTTGCAGGCACGGGCTTCCCGATCGACCGCCATATGACAGCCAAGGCGCTCGGCTTTCGCGAACCGACCCGCAATTCTCTCGATAGCGTTTCCGACCGCGACTATGCGCTGGAGTTTCTGTCGCTTGCTGCGATCTGCGCCGGTCATCTGTCGCGCCTTGCGGAAGAAATCGTCATCTGGTCGACGCCGCAATTCAATTTCGTGCGCCTGTCCGATGCTTTCTCCACCGGCTCGTCGATCATGCCGCAGAAGAAAAACCCGGATGCAGCAGAACTGGTTCGCGCCAAGACGGGCCGCATCAACGGTTCGCTGGTCGCGCTTTTGACCATCATGAAGGGACTGCCGCTCGCCTACTCCAAGGACATGCAAGAAGACAAGGAACAGGTTTTCGATGCAGCTGAAAACCTGGAACTCGCCATCGCCGCCATGGCCGGCATGGTGCGCGACCTGACGATCAATGTAGCGTCAATGAAAAAGGCGGCCGGTTCAGGCTATTCCACTGCGACCGATCTCGCCGACTGGCTGGTGCGTGAACTGGGGCTGCCCTTCCGTGAGGCACATCACGTCACCGGTCGCGCAGTCGCTCTGGCTGAAAGCCGCAAGGTCGATCTGGCAAAGCTTTCACTTGAGGAACTGCAGTCAATTCATCCGGGCATCACGGATGCGATTTTCGGCTATCTGACGGTCGAGAAATCAGTGAAAAGCCGTCAGTCCTTCGGTGGCACGGCCCCGCAGGAGGTGCGTCGCCAGATTCGTTACTGGAAGAAGCGCATCACCAAGGCCTGA
- a CDS encoding TIGR02302 family protein, translated as MTAPKAAPQTDSSNDRKNPPRHAWDVFLRLFSGDGASLRRLRLRAFLSISFERFWPLILPLILIIGLFASLSWFGLFGMMPRWLHIGVLTLFGIAALIALYLPFRFRTPAESDVTSRIEAINGLVHEPLSVQTGHMATGEHDPFAVALWREHQRRMADRLKNLQSGLPYTRVPEHDPFGIRAVVALLFVTAFAYSLSPNSGRIADAFHIRPSDGTAVARIDAWVTPPRYTGRAPVFLTTTNNSEQAAINVPQGSILSVRVIGGGSERLTATDAKGERRDVQPVNAKEDQKEPAEQAVVDGSRNFRYDLQQDETIALSGTDARWKFVVTPDNPPTIRFTKEPGHALNGTLQLSYQIEDDYAPVKAEGEIIPLNNDEDEEAAPLYDAPELPLALPRRGVKDATTSKDLTEHPWAGEKVALTLVVTDAAGQTGRSETKIITLPERPFSNPLARAVAEQRRILALDATQRDHVLDMLSAITLRPDETIKNAAHYLGLVTIGTRLRLARSDDALRDAADYMWQVALGIEDGNLSAAEKRLRQAQEALKDALQNGASQEEIEKLSAELRKAMQDFLREFAQRQQQNPNARQAAPDPNARMLTEKDLQRMMDQIENLARQGSRDQAEELLSQLQNLMNNLQMGQMQQGQQGQGQGQQGQQGQMQQQMNKLGELMQRQQKTMNETFDLDQKMQRQFGGSDGEGEFGDNMFPGDDGSMGGGQPGGETENGQSENGQGGKGDVPPDMAETMRKLQQQQKDLQSDLQKLMDDLKGMGIEPGKDFSDAGKSMGNATDALGRSEGAEASDQQGSALDALRRGGRDMMQKMQQAMGQQGRGQSGANGSRGRDPLGRQQGTGDSGLNDDVKIPGEIDIQRAREILDEIRRKLGNALTPQMEKEYLQRLLKFD; from the coding sequence ATGACTGCCCCTAAGGCGGCCCCGCAGACAGATAGCAGCAACGACAGGAAAAACCCGCCGCGTCATGCGTGGGATGTTTTTCTGCGGCTGTTTTCAGGCGATGGTGCCAGCCTGCGCCGTCTGCGTCTGCGTGCCTTTCTTTCGATCAGCTTCGAGCGATTCTGGCCGCTGATCCTGCCACTAATCCTCATCATCGGTCTGTTTGCCAGCCTGAGCTGGTTCGGCCTGTTCGGCATGATGCCCCGTTGGCTGCATATCGGCGTGCTGACGCTATTCGGTATTGCCGCCCTCATTGCGCTTTATCTGCCGTTCCGGTTTCGCACCCCGGCGGAAAGCGACGTCACAAGTCGTATCGAGGCGATCAACGGTCTCGTTCACGAACCGCTTTCCGTCCAGACAGGCCACATGGCAACAGGCGAACACGATCCATTCGCTGTCGCCCTGTGGCGGGAACACCAGCGCCGCATGGCGGACCGGCTCAAGAACCTGCAATCCGGCCTGCCTTATACGCGTGTTCCCGAACACGACCCCTTCGGCATTCGTGCGGTGGTCGCCCTGCTCTTCGTGACCGCCTTCGCCTACAGCCTCAGCCCAAACAGTGGGCGCATTGCCGACGCCTTTCATATCCGTCCAAGCGATGGAACCGCCGTTGCCCGCATCGATGCATGGGTAACGCCGCCGCGCTATACTGGCCGCGCTCCGGTCTTCCTGACCACGACGAACAACAGCGAACAGGCCGCAATCAATGTACCGCAAGGCAGCATTCTGTCGGTCCGCGTGATCGGTGGCGGTTCCGAGCGCCTGACTGCGACCGATGCGAAGGGCGAGCGCCGCGACGTACAGCCGGTAAACGCGAAGGAAGACCAGAAGGAGCCTGCAGAACAGGCCGTCGTCGATGGAAGCCGCAACTTCCGCTACGATTTGCAGCAGGATGAAACCATAGCGCTTTCCGGCACCGATGCCCGCTGGAAATTTGTCGTCACGCCGGATAACCCGCCAACGATCCGCTTCACGAAAGAGCCGGGACACGCGCTGAATGGCACATTGCAACTTTCCTATCAGATCGAGGACGACTACGCGCCAGTAAAGGCCGAAGGTGAGATCATCCCGCTCAACAATGATGAAGATGAGGAAGCCGCACCGCTCTACGATGCACCGGAACTGCCGCTTGCACTGCCGCGCCGCGGTGTGAAGGACGCCACGACGTCGAAAGACCTGACCGAGCATCCTTGGGCAGGTGAAAAAGTTGCGCTCACGCTGGTCGTAACCGACGCCGCCGGACAAACGGGTCGCAGCGAAACCAAGATCATCACTTTGCCCGAGCGCCCTTTCAGCAATCCACTTGCCCGCGCCGTTGCGGAACAGCGCCGTATCCTCGCGCTCGATGCGACGCAGCGCGATCATGTGCTCGACATGCTGTCGGCAATCACGCTTCGCCCGGACGAAACCATCAAGAATGCAGCCCATTATCTGGGTCTGGTCACGATTGGTACACGTCTTCGTCTCGCCAGGAGCGATGACGCCTTGCGCGATGCAGCGGATTATATGTGGCAGGTGGCCCTTGGCATCGAAGATGGAAATCTGTCTGCCGCCGAAAAGCGCCTGCGGCAGGCACAGGAGGCCCTGAAAGACGCTCTCCAGAACGGCGCCTCACAAGAGGAGATCGAAAAGCTTTCGGCAGAGCTACGCAAGGCGATGCAGGATTTCCTGCGGGAATTCGCCCAGCGCCAGCAACAGAATCCCAATGCACGCCAAGCCGCTCCCGATCCCAATGCGCGAATGCTGACGGAAAAAGACCTCCAGCGCATGATGGACCAGATCGAAAATCTCGCGCGTCAGGGCTCACGCGATCAGGCGGAAGAACTGCTGTCGCAATTGCAGAACCTGATGAACAATCTGCAGATGGGACAGATGCAACAGGGTCAGCAAGGTCAGGGACAAGGTCAGCAGGGCCAACAAGGCCAGATGCAGCAGCAGATGAACAAGCTCGGCGAGCTAATGCAACGCCAGCAAAAGACGATGAACGAAACCTTCGATCTCGATCAGAAGATGCAACGCCAATTCGGTGGTAGCGATGGTGAGGGCGAATTCGGCGACAACATGTTCCCGGGTGATGACGGTTCCATGGGCGGCGGACAGCCGGGCGGTGAAACCGAAAACGGCCAGAGCGAGAACGGTCAGGGCGGGAAAGGCGATGTGCCACCCGATATGGCGGAAACCATGCGCAAACTGCAGCAGCAGCAAAAGGACCTTCAATCCGATCTGCAAAAACTGATGGACGATTTGAAAGGCATGGGTATTGAACCCGGCAAGGATTTTTCGGATGCCGGAAAATCAATGGGCAACGCCACTGATGCGTTGGGCCGCAGCGAAGGTGCCGAAGCAAGCGACCAGCAGGGCAGCGCACTCGATGCACTGCGTCGCGGCGGACGCGACATGATGCAGAAAATGCAGCAGGCCATGGGCCAGCAAGGTCGGGGGCAAAGTGGCGCCAATGGCAGTCGGGGAAGGGATCCGCTTGGGCGCCAGCAAGGTACCGGCGACAGCGGCCTCAACGATGACGTCAAGATTCCAGGTGAAATCGATATTCAGCGCGCGCGTGAAATTCTCGATGAAATCCGCCGCAAACTTGGTAATGCCCTGACGCCGCAGATGGAAAAGGAATATCTGCAGCGTCTGCTGAAGTTCGATTGA